The following are encoded together in the bacterium genome:
- a CDS encoding HEAT repeat domain-containing protein: MGFVYNRITDEDEKERIVDALIEAATGGSLEVEGFSGIIPGHRNIFAIEILGKIKAKKAVEPLIEALKDENEQVRRDTARALANIGDKRVVEPLIESFRREESWGCKRIIAWQLAKLDDKRVIEPLEEALSDPKNEKIKGDLALALGNIGDKKTVDLLIEVLDDAIKDKDEMVTYGCSFALCKIGDEKAIPYVEKALREGTWDYHKDWVAKELKKLKGKD, translated from the coding sequence TTGGGATTTGTATATAATCGTATTACAGACGAGGATGAAAAAGAGAGAATAGTGGATGCATTAATAGAGGCAGCCACAGGAGGTTCATTAGAGGTTGAAGGATTTAGTGGTATAATACCAGGTCATAGGAATATATTTGCTATTGAGATCTTAGGTAAGATAAAGGCGAAAAAGGCGGTTGAACCATTGATAGAGGCGTTGAAGGATGAAAATGAACAGGTTCGAAGGGATACAGCAAGAGCATTAGCTAATATAGGTGATAAAAGAGTAGTGGAACCACTAATAGAATCTTTTAGAAGAGAAGAAAGTTGGGGTTGTAAAAGAATTATCGCATGGCAATTAGCTAAATTAGATGATAAAAGAGTAATTGAACCATTAGAAGAAGCTTTATCTGACCCAAAGAATGAAAAGATTAAAGGAGACTTAGCACTTGCATTAGGCAACATTGGAGATAAAAAGACGGTTGATTTGTTAATAGAGGTATTGGATGATGCAATAAAGGATAAGGATGAAATGGTAACATATGGTTGTTCTTTTGCACTATGTAAAATAGGGGATGAAAAGGCAATTCCATATGTAGAAAAGGCATTAAGGGAAGGAACATGGGATTATCACAAGGATTGGGTAGCAAAAGAATTAAAAAAATTAAAAGGCAAAGATTAA